From Paenibacillus sp. V4I7, one genomic window encodes:
- a CDS encoding nitrilase-related carbon-nitrogen hydrolase, with protein sequence MSKVKIGLIQASHDVHGDEAVAKHKEAAIQKHIALVRKAAQQGAQIISLQEIFYGPYFCAEQITRWYDAAEEIPKGSTTMLFQELAKELGVVIILPIYEREGIASYYNTAAVIDADGAYLGKYRKQHIPHVAAGGGSCGFWEKYYFKPGNLGYPVFDTAFAKVGVYICYDRHFPEGARALGLGGAEIVFNPSATVAGTSEYLWKLEQPAHAVANGYYVGAINRVGLEAPWNMGEFYGQSYLVDPRGSIVAIGSRDQDEVVIGEMDKELIREVRNVWQFYRDRRPETYDQIISL encoded by the coding sequence ATGAGTAAAGTGAAAATTGGCCTCATTCAAGCCTCGCATGATGTACATGGGGATGAGGCTGTGGCTAAGCACAAAGAAGCAGCGATACAAAAGCATATCGCGTTGGTTCGTAAAGCGGCGCAGCAGGGCGCGCAAATCATTTCTTTGCAAGAAATTTTCTATGGCCCTTATTTCTGCGCAGAGCAAATAACGAGGTGGTACGATGCCGCAGAGGAAATTCCGAAGGGGTCAACGACGATGCTCTTTCAGGAATTGGCGAAGGAGCTTGGTGTTGTCATCATTCTCCCTATTTATGAGAGAGAAGGCATCGCTTCCTACTACAATACAGCTGCTGTGATTGATGCCGATGGTGCCTATTTGGGCAAATACCGCAAACAACATATACCTCACGTGGCGGCAGGCGGCGGTTCTTGCGGGTTCTGGGAGAAGTACTATTTTAAACCAGGTAATCTGGGCTATCCCGTATTCGATACAGCGTTTGCTAAGGTTGGGGTTTACATCTGTTACGATCGCCATTTCCCAGAAGGAGCAAGGGCTCTCGGACTCGGCGGAGCGGAGATTGTGTTTAATCCTTCCGCTACGGTAGCGGGGACATCGGAGTATCTCTGGAAGCTCGAACAGCCAGCACACGCCGTGGCCAATGGGTATTATGTCGGTGCTATCAATCGTGTGGGTCTCGAAGCTCCGTGGAACATGGGAGAATTCTATGGTCAATCTTACTTAGTGGATCCGCGCGGTTCGATTGTCGCCATCGGAAGTCGAGATCAAGATGAAGTAGTCATCGGAGAAATGGACAAAGAGTTAATCCGTGAGGTCCGCAATGTTTGGCAATTTTATCGGGATCGCAGGCCTGAAACCTATGATCAAATTATTAGCTTATAA
- a CDS encoding NAD(P)-dependent oxidoreductase, which produces MSSTFISLTDLKRNFAEVKSGMKPKEAIEESNRCLFCYDAPCIRACPTGIDIPSFIKKIASGNLKGSARTIMEANPVGASCSRVCPTEELCEGACVLNHSSKPILIGNLQRYATDWAIKNEQILFKAGTSNGKSVAVIGGGPAGLSAARELARFGFKVTVFEAKEQAGGLDTYGIVSFRLPQEISLWEVEQVRQLGVEFHMNTRVGIDISSADLLGDYDAVVLAVGMSKVPMLGIDGEALTGVYDAIDFVESTKTEQLLDTSFIGKRVAVIGAGNTAIDAATCSVRLGAEKVQIVYRRTQEEMTAYDFEYDFAKQDGVAFQWLTAPKRIIGDANGNVVALECLRMELVDVDAGRKRPVPIEGSEFIIEVDAVIKAIGQTRHGSLIDQFELAHTRGTVTVDPLTGQTSNPKVYAAGDVIFGEGQGEAMVVSAAQQGKQTAYAIYNQLVKREHASA; this is translated from the coding sequence ATGAGTTCAACATTTATTTCCTTAACCGATTTAAAACGCAATTTCGCCGAGGTCAAATCCGGCATGAAGCCGAAAGAAGCGATCGAGGAATCGAACCGCTGCTTATTTTGTTATGATGCTCCTTGCATTCGTGCCTGTCCAACAGGGATTGATATTCCATCTTTTATCAAAAAGATTGCTTCCGGCAATCTCAAAGGCTCCGCACGTACAATCATGGAAGCGAATCCGGTAGGGGCCTCTTGTTCAAGGGTGTGTCCTACAGAGGAGCTTTGTGAAGGGGCTTGTGTACTCAATCATTCGTCCAAGCCTATCCTGATTGGTAACTTACAGCGCTATGCGACGGATTGGGCTATCAAGAATGAACAAATATTGTTCAAGGCCGGGACAAGTAATGGGAAGTCGGTTGCTGTGATTGGAGGCGGGCCTGCTGGTTTGTCGGCAGCTCGGGAGCTTGCTCGCTTTGGGTTCAAGGTTACGGTGTTTGAGGCGAAGGAGCAGGCCGGAGGGCTAGATACCTACGGGATCGTATCGTTCAGGCTGCCCCAGGAAATTTCACTATGGGAAGTCGAGCAGGTTAGACAGTTAGGTGTGGAATTCCATATGAACACACGAGTTGGCATAGATATAAGCAGTGCAGATTTACTTGGCGACTATGATGCTGTTGTTCTGGCTGTGGGTATGTCAAAGGTTCCGATGCTCGGTATTGACGGCGAAGCCTTGACGGGCGTATACGATGCCATTGATTTTGTGGAATCCACGAAGACAGAACAATTGTTGGATACATCCTTTATTGGGAAGCGGGTGGCGGTCATTGGAGCTGGGAATACAGCCATTGATGCGGCCACGTGCTCAGTGAGGCTAGGAGCAGAAAAGGTGCAAATTGTGTATCGGCGTACGCAGGAAGAGATGACTGCGTATGATTTTGAATATGATTTCGCAAAGCAGGATGGCGTTGCGTTTCAGTGGCTTACGGCTCCAAAACGGATCATAGGAGATGCGAATGGAAACGTTGTGGCTTTAGAGTGCCTGCGAATGGAGCTTGTGGATGTGGATGCGGGACGCAAACGTCCGGTTCCCATTGAAGGCTCAGAATTCATCATTGAGGTGGATGCCGTTATTAAGGCGATTGGGCAGACGAGGCACGGTTCCCTCATTGATCAATTTGAACTTGCACATACGCGAGGAACCGTTACGGTTGATCCGTTAACAGGTCAAACGTCCAATCCCAAGGTGTATGCAGCAGGTGACGTCATTTTCGGAGAAGGACAGGGAGAAGCGATGGTTGTATCGGCGGCTCAGCAAGGCAAACAAACGGCTTATGCTATTTATAATCAATTGGTGAAAAGGGAACATGCATCGGCTTAA